The Camelus ferus isolate YT-003-E chromosome 4, BCGSAC_Cfer_1.0, whole genome shotgun sequence genome has a segment encoding these proteins:
- the LOC102519520 gene encoding olfactory receptor 13F1, whose protein sequence is MFQANMTSVTIFFFLGFSHYPKVEVIIFVLCLLMYLSTLLGNIILISITILDSHLHTPMYFFLSNLSCLDICYTSSAFPPMLTNFVSGKNTTSFFGCAAQMYFSLAMGSTECVLLSMMAYDRYVAICNPLRYPIIMNRKVCVQIAASSWATGCLTALVETVSVLQLSLCGNSVINHFACEILAVLKLVCVDNFMVQLIMLVITILLVPMPMLLICISYAFILSNILRISSADGRSKAFSTCAAHLTVVVLFYGTALSMYLKPSAVDSQEIDKFMALVYGGLTPMLNPIIYSLRNKEVKAAVKKLLIRKSLVLS, encoded by the coding sequence atgttccAGGCAAATATGACATctgtaacaatttttttcttcctgggatTTTCCCACTACCCCAAAGTTGAGGTCATTATATTTGTGCTGTGTTTGCTGATGTACCTGAGCACCTTGCTGGGTAATATAATTCTGATCTCCATCACCATCCTGGATTCCCACCTACACACacccatgtatttcttcctcagtAATCTCTCCTGTTTAGACATCTGTTATACCTCTTCTGCTTTCCCTCCAATGTTGACAAACTTTGTTTCAGGGAAAAACACTACCTCATTCTTTGGGTGTGCTGCTCAGATGTACTTCTCTCTTGCCATGGGCTCCACTGAGTGTGTGCTCCTGTCCATGATGGCATATGACCGAtatgtggccatctgcaaccCCCTGAGATACCCCATCATCATGAACAGGAAGGTTTGTGTGCAAATTGCAGCCAGCTCCTGGGCAACAGGTTGCTTAACCGCCTTGGTGGAAACAGTGTCTGTGTTACAGCTGTCTCTATGTGGTAACAGTGTCATAAATCATTTTGCTTGTGAAATTCTGGCTGTGTTGAAACTAGTTTGTGTGGACAACTTCATGGTGCAGCTAATCATGTTGGTGATCACCATACTTCTTGTTCCCATGCCAATGCTTCTAATTTGTATCTCTTATGCATTCATCCTCTCTAACATCCTGAGAATCAGCTCAGCGGATGGTCGAAGCAAAGCCTTTTCAACATGTGCAGCCCACCTGACtgtggtggttttgttttatgGGACAGCTCTTTCCATGTACCTGAAGCCCTCAGCTGTAGATTCACAGGAAATAGATAAGTTTATGGCTTTGGTATACGGTGGATTAACCCCCATGCTGAATCCTATCATCTACAGTCTACGAAACAAAGAGGTGAAAGCAGCTGTGAAAAAATTGCTGATTAGAAAGTCTTTGGTATTGTCTTAA
- the LOC102519276 gene encoding LOW QUALITY PROTEIN: olfactory receptor 13C4-like (The sequence of the model RefSeq protein was modified relative to this genomic sequence to represent the inferred CDS: inserted 1 base in 1 codon) → MPSQEICYICCYLEVKIFYVRYSFDILKAXNMDRINETFVKEFILLGLSGYPKLEIVFFALILVMYLLILIGNGVLIIASVFDSRLHTPMYFFLGNLSFLDICYTSSSVPSTLVSLISKKRNISFSGCAVQMFFGFAMGSTECFLLGMMAFDRYVAICNPLRYPIIMSKVVYVLMASVSWLSGGINSVVQTSLAMQLPFCGNNIINHFLCEILAVLKLACADISLNIVTLAVSNMAFLVFPLLVIFFSYMFILYTILRMNSATGRRKAFSTCSAHLTVVIIFYGTIFFMYAKPKSQDLLGQDNSQAREGLVSLFYGVVTPMLNPIIYSLRNKDVKAAVKYLLSRKAGNQ, encoded by the exons ATGCCTAGCCAAGAAATTTGTTATATCTGTTGTTACTtggaagtgaaaatattttatgttaggTATTCCTTTGACATCCTAAAAG GGAACATGGATAGAATAAATGAGACATTTGTGAAAGAATTCATTCTTCTGGGACTCTCTGGTTACCCAAAACTTGAGATTGTCTTCTTTGCTCTAATTCTAGTTATGTACCTATTGATTCTAATTGGCAATGGTGTTCTGATCATAGCGAGCGTCTTTGATTCCCGTcttcacacccccatgtacttcttcctgggCAACCTCTCTTTCCTGGATATTTGCTATACATCTTCCTCTGTTCCCTCAACTTTGGTGAGCTTAATCTCAAAGAAGAGGAACATTTCCTTCTCTGGATGTGCAGTGCAGATGTTCTTTGGATTTGCAATGGGGTCGACAGAGTGTTTCCTCCTTGGCATGATGGCTTTTGACCGATACGTGGCTATCTGTAACCCTCTGAGATATCCCATCATCATGAGCAAAGTGGTATATGTACTGATGGCTTCTGTGTCATGGCTTTCTGGCGGAATCAACTCAGTTGTGCAGACATCTCTGGCCATGCAGTTGCCCTTCTGTGGAAATAATATCATCAATCATTTCTTGTGTGAGATATTGGCTGTCCTCAAGCTAGCTTGTGCTGATATATCCCTCAATATTGTTACCCTAGCAGTGTCAAATATGGCTTTCCTGGTTTTTCCACTgttggtcatttttttctcctacatgTTCATCCTCTACACCATCTTAAGAATGAACTCAGCCACAGGGAGACGCAAGGCCTTTTCCACCTGCTCAGCGCATCTGACTGTGGTGATCATATTTTATGGTACCATCTTCTTTATGTATGCCAAACCCAAGTCTCAAGACCTCCTTGGACAAGACAATTCACAAGCTAGGGAGGGGCTTGTTTCCCTGTTTTATGGGGTGGTGACCCCAATGCTAAATCCTATAATCTATAGCTTGAGAAATAAGGATGTAAAGGCTGCtgtaaaatatttgctgagtCGGAAAGCTGGTAACCAATAA